One genomic segment of Bradyrhizobium diazoefficiens includes these proteins:
- a CDS encoding ParA family protein, giving the protein MTRIVCLFNHKGGVSKTTTAFNLGWMMASKGARVILADFDPQCNLTGMVMGFRGAEDLAGMYSADPPNNVRDGLLPAFESQPRGIVAVKCVEVVGNDNLLLLPGHIRLAEYETTLGIAQELSGSLLALRNLPGSLRFLLEETAKANRADYILVDMSPSLGPLNQNLLTTSDYFIVPLHPDYFSSMALDSLAATLPRWNAWAHTAHSIEALIKADYPFPQPHSKFIGAVIQKYRPRSGRASSAFQRWIDQLVEGLKNTLCPALERAGMLDVKSFVKATQTEPWTPILEVADFNSLIALSQEHQTPIYALTAEQIDQAGAVWKQTKENMTIFEQAFSDCADKVFALTK; this is encoded by the coding sequence GTGACACGAATTGTATGCCTCTTCAACCATAAGGGCGGTGTCAGCAAGACAACGACCGCCTTCAATCTGGGATGGATGATGGCGTCTAAGGGGGCGCGGGTGATCCTCGCCGATTTCGACCCTCAGTGTAATTTGACCGGCATGGTGATGGGCTTCAGAGGTGCCGAAGACCTTGCCGGCATGTATAGCGCCGATCCACCGAACAACGTCCGAGATGGTCTCCTACCCGCTTTTGAATCTCAACCGCGCGGCATCGTGGCTGTGAAGTGCGTGGAGGTCGTTGGTAACGACAACCTTCTTCTTTTGCCGGGCCATATTCGACTTGCTGAGTACGAAACCACCCTGGGTATCGCGCAAGAGCTGAGCGGCTCGCTGCTTGCATTACGTAATCTTCCCGGATCGCTTCGCTTTCTACTCGAAGAAACAGCCAAGGCCAACAGGGCCGACTATATTCTCGTCGACATGAGCCCCAGCCTAGGGCCACTTAATCAAAATCTGCTGACGACAAGTGATTACTTCATCGTACCACTCCATCCTGATTACTTCTCATCAATGGCGCTCGATTCATTGGCTGCGACGCTTCCGCGGTGGAACGCATGGGCACACACTGCTCATAGCATTGAAGCGTTGATAAAAGCCGACTATCCATTCCCGCAGCCGCACTCGAAGTTCATTGGCGCCGTGATTCAAAAGTACCGACCGCGCAGCGGCCGCGCGAGTAGTGCGTTTCAGCGATGGATTGATCAACTCGTCGAGGGCCTGAAGAATACGCTATGCCCCGCGCTCGAAAGGGCGGGAATGCTTGACGTTAAGTCCTTTGTAAAGGCTACTCAGACCGAGCCGTGGACGCCGATTCTCGAAGTAGCCGACTTCAATAGCTTGATCGCCTTGTCGCAAGAGCACCAGACTCCGATCTACGCGCTGACGGCGGAGCAGATTGATCAGGCTGGTGCGGTTTGGAAGCAGACTAAGGAAAACATGACGATCTTTGAGCAAGCGTTCTCTGATTGTGCAGATAAGGTATTTGCGCTGACCAAGTGA